The DNA region GGCTTGAGCTGCATCCCCAACCGGGCCTTTACCCAGATCAGGAACTCCATCGTGAAGAAGTGGTCGTACATCTCGATGTTGATGTCGCGCTGCACAACCTTGTGTCCCGCTTCGCGGAGGATGGCCGTCAACGAAGGCAAGGCCAGATAGGGCGCCGTCGGTACCCACTCAGGCGGAAAGAGCAGCATCACCTTCGACTGCTTCCGCTCCTCTTTCTTGATCGGAACCAACGCGTCGATTTGTACGAGTCCAGAAGCAGACATTACATTTTCCCCGCGAGCGTCGGTATCACGCCTGCCGTTTTCATCGCTTGATATTGCAGGTCCCGCAATTTCTCCAGCCCGAACTTTGCGATATAGAGAAAGATATATTCCCTGATGTACAGCCGCAGATCCCAGCCCGCGTAATGGTTCTGTTCGAATTGTTGGAACACCCGCTCCGCCTCTTCGATGCTCATGCCGTTCTTGACCGTATAGTAGTAGTCGAGGGCCAGATCCCATTCGGGGTTCTTGTAGGCCGTCACGCCCCACTTGTCCGGATGCTTCGCCACGGGATTATGCCGACCCAGGTCGAAGGTACCGAATCCCAGCGAATGGACATGGTCTTTGTTCTGCTCCAGAAACTCCACCGAGGACCAGGCCTCTTCCTTCGTCTCGCCGGGAAAGCCGAAGAAGCCCATGCAATGGTTCCAAATACCCGCGTTGGCCGTGAGCTGCAGATGCTTCGTCATGATCTCCGTCGTCGTCGCCTTGTCCATCAGCTTCAGCACCCGCTCGTTCCCCGACTCGTAGCCGAAGTGGAGATACTTGCAGCCGGACGCCTTCGCATCCTGCCAGACCTGATCTTCCAACAGGCTCTTCTCGAACCGCATGTGCGTCGTCCAGACGATGTCCATCTTGCTGTCGATCAACCCACGCGCCAGCTTGCGGAACAGGGCCGGCGGGTAGGACTCATCGGTGAAGTGGAAATGTTTCGCCCCGTACTTGTCGCGCAGATGTGTGATCTCCGCCAGAATGTCCTGTATCTTCTTCGTCCTGTAACCTGCCGTATAACCTTCGCCATGGTCACAGAACTCGCAGCGGCCCCAGTAGCAACCGCGCGTCGCCAGATAGGGCAGGATCTTCGTCGGCACAAAATATTTGTCCAGCAACAGACCGTCGAAGTCCGGCGGCGGCAGCGCATGCATGTCTTCAGCAAAACTCGTCTCCGACGTATGGACCCCGGTCTCGTCCTTGTAGATGGTGTTCGGCACGTCGGCCAGGCTCCGCTTCGCCCCCACCGCCGAAACGAGTTGGACGAAAGCCGTCTCCCCTTCATAGACCACGGCGCTGTCGAAATATTGGAACAGGGGCGACTGGGGCAGCACATCGCGCAGCCTCGTGACCGTGTTCCCGCCGATCGTGATGTGGATATGGGGGAAATGCTGCTTGATCAGGGCACAGAACGTCATGGTGGAGAACATCTGCTGCTGCAGGACGATCGAGATGCCGATCACATCCGGCTGGGCCTGCTCGATCGCCGGCTTCACCAGATGGTCGAACACATCGCGGTAGATATTCACCTGGGTATCGTTCACCGCATCCATGACTTCGGACGAGACGAAGACTTTATAGGACAGGTCCGTCTCCATCGGCGGCATGCAGATTCGCGCCGGAGCATAGACCATCGAAATCACCGATGTGACCTCGCGAAAGACTTGAATGGCCCATTCTAACTGGTTGATTTCGTAAAATACTTCTCCGCGTATGATCGCCTTGGCCTTCTCAGCCCTCTTGATCAATTCATCGATCCGCTGCCTGGTCACGTCACAGAGAGCGAGCTGCAAATCCATCTCGTTGGCATCCAGATCCCGCTTCTTGGAGAGCTTGCGGAGCCGGTCGAGTTGTTGCGGCACCCGGCGCAGGACTTTCTTTAAAAAGTCCTCGCTGAAGTACCAGTCCCACATTTCGAGGTTGATGTCTTTTTGGATGACGGTATGGCCGGCCTGACGGAGGACGGCCGTGAGGGAGGGAAGACTGAGATAGGGTTCGGACGGAAACCAGTCAGGCGGAAAGATCAGCATGACCTTCATCTTCCGGCCGCTGGTGGCTTCGAAACTCTGACGATTTAAAAGGATGAGCTCTTTGGAAGCCCGCTCGCCCTTGGAGTACTCAATCTTCATAGAACTCTGGTCTTTCTTTCGCCCGGCTGCGAAACGACCCGAATCATTCAAAAAGCCAATGAGTTAGCTTAGAGAATGGGTATTGTACGAGGGCAAAAGATTGATATGCAAGAGCAGGAAGAGCCAGCTTAAAAACTTCGGAAGAGCAACCGAGGAAACCCAGGATGCTCAAAACGGCATCTCGCTAGGCC from Nitrospirota bacterium includes:
- a CDS encoding radical SAM protein — protein: MKIEYSKGERASKELILLNRQSFEATSGRKMKVMLIFPPDWFPSEPYLSLPSLTAVLRQAGHTVIQKDINLEMWDWYFSEDFLKKVLRRVPQQLDRLRKLSKKRDLDANEMDLQLALCDVTRQRIDELIKRAEKAKAIIRGEVFYEINQLEWAIQVFREVTSVISMVYAPARICMPPMETDLSYKVFVSSEVMDAVNDTQVNIYRDVFDHLVKPAIEQAQPDVIGISIVLQQQMFSTMTFCALIKQHFPHIHITIGGNTVTRLRDVLPQSPLFQYFDSAVVYEGETAFVQLVSAVGAKRSLADVPNTIYKDETGVHTSETSFAEDMHALPPPDFDGLLLDKYFVPTKILPYLATRGCYWGRCEFCDHGEGYTAGYRTKKIQDILAEITHLRDKYGAKHFHFTDESYPPALFRKLARGLIDSKMDIVWTTHMRFEKSLLEDQVWQDAKASGCKYLHFGYESGNERVLKLMDKATTTEIMTKHLQLTANAGIWNHCMGFFGFPGETKEEAWSSVEFLEQNKDHVHSLGFGTFDLGRHNPVAKHPDKWGVTAYKNPEWDLALDYYYTVKNGMSIEEAERVFQQFEQNHYAGWDLRLYIREYIFLYIAKFGLEKLRDLQYQAMKTAGVIPTLAGKM